A region from the Triticum aestivum cultivar Chinese Spring chromosome 3D, IWGSC CS RefSeq v2.1, whole genome shotgun sequence genome encodes:
- the LOC123076615 gene encoding UPF0481 protein At3g47200-like, translated as MATATRQLLPPSQAMPAAALPDPPREILQIASSTLPATTGIVAVGAASSVTAGGSHTGATPAQPSPAAAGVNSSLPANNNLRPGAVPVQEAVASSAGPAGSVVAGANGLPTPAQESTPAASSSSITASDAKAALSWSLVKPPTNAGTAPAAGQAAGSKWDTLLSKIVKDTGLPDPEKVDGCIWRAEVASLPPGACTPVVVALGPLFPADQAQQGMEETKWKYVQNLIRRGHRKEDAKNKLTEYLTHINAMEVRIRQRYDPSELQISNEKLVERMVVDGLFVIEVLMNHWVGKIDKGSASPEATEFTPLNVRWEPYALRFDLVAVPNQIPFFVLEELFKMTDIPELGELEKKPVKLKQIILDYLVGDAGDDMLAAYEGRPVFHILHLVYLYLTFSKEEPKVSALQPKRPVTRSSSLDTALGKLKQRGMDLRALYRRTVTRSSSLPVGWMQWKVIPPLRELVRVGVKVKRAETPRFAEVRFRNGVLEIPAFAWRRYHIRLLTNLVVLEMSGWWPPEKRVFCSYVRFMAELMMKKEDAAILFKKGVVQENNIDDVEKSLIYPFLILADYSHGSKYVGHFDGLVRDMVRCYERWSKVGPVPSSAQ; from the exons ATGGCCACTGCCACTCGCCAATTGCTGCCACCAAGCCAAGCCATGCCGGCGGCGGCACTCCCAGACCCACCGAGAGAGATCCTGCAGATTGCTAGCTCCACCTTGCCGGCCACCACGGGCATCGTTGCAGTTGGTGCTGCGTCATCCGTCACGGCAGGCGGTAGCCACACCGGCGCCACCCCGGCGCAACCGTCTCCTGCCGCCGCTGGCGTGAACTCGAGCCTCCCGGCCAACAACAACTTGCGGCCTGGAGCCGTCCCGGTGCAAGAAGCCGTTGCTTCCTCGGCTGGGCCAGCAGGTTCGGTCGTCGCCGGGGCCAACGGCCTCCCAACCCCGGCGCAAGAAAGTACGCcagcagcgtcgtcgtcgtcgatcACTGCTTCAGACGCCAAGGCCGCGTTGAGCTGGTCCCTGGTTAAGCCGCCGACCAACGCAGGCACGGCGCCTGCGGCCGGACAGGCAGCCGGGTCGAAATGGGACACGCTTCTCTCCAAAATCGTCAAGGACACGGGGCTCCCGGACCCGGAGAAGGTCGACGGGTGCATCTGGCGCGCGGAGGTCGCGTCCCTGCCGCCCGGAGCGTGCACCCCCGTGGTGGTGGCCCTCGGCCCGCTGTTCCCCGCGGATCAGGCGCAGCAGGGGATGGAGGAGACCAAGTGGAAGTACGTGCAGAACCTGATCCGCCGTGGGCACCGCAAGGAAGACGCCAAGAACAAGCTCACGGAGTACCTCACCCACATCAACGCGATGGAGGTCCGCATCCGGCAGCGCTACGACCCGTCCGAGCTACAGATCTCCAATGAGAAGCTGGTGGAGAGGATGGTGGTGGACGGCCTCTTCGTCATCGAGGTCCTGATGAACCACTGGGTGGGGAAGATCGACAAGGGGTCGGCCTCGCCGGAGGCGACG GAGTTCACCCCGCTTAATGTCCGATGGGAGCCGTACGCGCTCCGGTTCGACCTTGTGGCCGTCCCGAACCAGATCCCCTTCTTCGTGCTCGAGGAGCTATTCAAGATGACCGACATCCCCGAGCTCGGCGAGCTCGAGAAGAAACCCGTCAAGCTCAAACAGATCATACTCGACTACCTCGTCGGCGACGCGGGCGACGACATGCTCGCTGCTTACGAGGGCCGCCCCGTGTTCCACATCCTGCATCTCGTGTATCTGTACCTGACATTCTCCAAGGAAGAGCCCAAGGTGTCGGCCCTGCAGCCGAAGCGGCCGGTGACGCGGTCGTCGTCGCTCGACACGGCCTTGGGCAAGCTGAAGCAAAGGGGCATGGATCTTCGCGCGCTTTACAGACGCACCGTCACGCGGTCCTCGAGCCTGCCGGTGGGGTGGATGCAGTGGAAGGTGATCCCGCCATTGCGCGAGCTCGTCCGGGTGGGCGTGAAGGTGAAGCGCGCGGAGACGCCCCGGTTCGCGGAGGTCAGGTTCAGGAACGGGGTGCTGGAGATCCCGGCCTTCGCGTGGCGGCGCTACCACATCCGGCTGCTCACCAACCTGGTGGTGCTGGAGATGTCCGGCTGGTGGCCGCCCGAGAAGCGGGTCTTCTGCAGCTACGTGAGGTTCATGGCGGAGCTCATGATGAAGAAGGAGGACGCCGCGATTCTCTTCAAGAAGGGCGTCGTCCAGGAGAACAACATCGACGACGTCGAGAAGAGCCTGATCTACCCGTTCCTCATCCTCGCCGACTACAGCCACGGCTCCAAGTACGTGGGCCACTTCGACGGCCTCGTCCGCGACATGGTCCGCTGCTACGAGCGGTGGAGCAAGGTTGGCCCCGTGCCAAGCAGCGCCCAGTGA
- the LOC123076614 gene encoding protein RETICULATA-RELATED 4, chloroplastic, producing the protein SARHHHQPSSPHLGQLHLHPGLHAPDRLALLRSLPLRLRLRLAIPRPRLPTLPLALPSSTGGGNNNDDDGNDNNGGDDETGDDGGEWGGHRGEALLVLAQAGRKLSSLPADLAAAVDGGRVTGDIVRRFAEMDRSPLLRWLLRFRGFRERLLADDLFLAKLAMEMGVGMIAKTAAEYEKRRENFVKEIDIVIADVVMAIVADFMLVYLPAPTVSLQPPLARNAGLITSFFHNCPDNAFQIALAGRSFSLLQRLGAIVKNGAKLFAVGTGASLVGTGVTNALIKARKAVDKDLDDEVDDIPVVSTSIAYGIYMAVSSNLRYQILSGVIEQRMLEPVLHNHKLLLSALCFAVRTGNTFLGSLLWVDYARMVGVQKAEEEI; encoded by the exons tccgcccgccaccaccaccaacccTCCTCCCCCCACCTCGGCCAGCTCCACCTCCACCCCGGCCTCCACGCGCCTGACCGCCTcgccctcctccgctccctcccgctccgcctccgcctccgcctcgccaTTCCCCGCCCCCGCCTCCCCACCCTCCCCctcgccctcccctcctccaccggtGGCGGCAACAACAACGATGACGATGGTAACGACAACAACGGCGGGGACGACGAAACAGGGGACGACGGCGGCGAGTGGGGCGGCCACCGGGGCGAGGCGCTGCTCGTGCTGGCGCAGGCGGGGAGGAAGCTCTCCAGCCTGCCGGCCGACCTCGCCGCGGCCGTGGACGGCGGCCGCGTCACGGGCGACATCGTGCGGCGCTTCGCGGAGATGGACCGCTCGCCGCTGCTCCGCTGGCTGCTGCGCTTCAGAGGGTTCAGGGagcgcctcctcgccgacgacctctTCCTCGCCAAGCTCGCCATGGAGATGGGCGTCGGCATGATCGCCAAG ACCGCTGCGGAGTATGAGAAGAGACGGGAGAACTTCGTCAAAGAGATTGACATCGTCATCGCTGATGTG GTCATGGCAATAGTTGCCGATTTCATGCTTGTATATCTTCCAGCACCAACTGTGTCTTTGCAGCCACCACTTGCAAGAAATGCTGGACTTATCACTAGTTTTTTCCACAACTGCCCAGACAATGCTTTCCAA ATTGCTTTGGCTGGAAGATCATTCTCGCTTCTGCAGAGGCTAGGAGCTATTGTG AAAAATGGTGCGAAGCTTTTTGCAGTCGGAACTGGTGCTTCTCTG GTTGGTACTGGTGTCACCAATGCACTGATCAAAGCAAGGAAGGCTGTTGACAAGGACCTCGACGACGAAGTTGACGATATTCCAGTGGTGTCAACTAGTATTGCctatggtatatatatggcagtttctagtAATCTCAG GTACCAGATTTTGTCCGGTGTAATCGAGCAGAGGATGCTGGAGCCTGTATTGCATAACCACAAGCTGCTGCTGAGCGCACTCTGCTTCGCTGTTCGGACAGGAAACACATTCTTGGGTTCTTTACT ATGGGTGGACTATGCCAGGATGGTGGGTGTTCAAAAGGCCGAAGAGGAGATCTAA